In Symmachiella dynata, the following are encoded in one genomic region:
- a CDS encoding PEP-CTERM sorting domain-containing protein produces the protein MKSIAMSVALLITLTLAQTASAATIDVGALGDNGWVSTDTRINGVNATTPAEIAQRIDFTNVAGTGAVQLLSPTASDKATIARVDTTTGFGTLDSLFTAEYSWFKDSPVGAAAPALKLGLQTSEYVGSPSGRIGEQDWDKVLIYEPYDNPNAGTTPVGTWVTQSIDADNGTWWMFSRESTTATGVINAPHNSLTLNDWFADGTWGSILQNSTIVQVQLGVGSGNSDMVGYVDYLETSALDGGMRNDFGAAAVVPEPSSFVLMGLGAIGLAGCGWRRRQSKS, from the coding sequence ATGAAGTCGATTGCAATGAGCGTCGCGTTACTAATCACTTTAACTTTGGCACAAACGGCTTCAGCCGCCACAATTGACGTTGGTGCCTTAGGTGACAATGGTTGGGTTTCAACAGACACAAGAATTAATGGCGTCAATGCGACCACACCCGCAGAGATCGCACAGCGGATTGATTTCACTAATGTTGCTGGAACCGGTGCTGTGCAACTGTTGTCGCCCACAGCCAGCGACAAAGCGACAATCGCTCGCGTCGATACCACCACTGGATTTGGTACTCTCGATTCCTTGTTCACCGCTGAGTATAGTTGGTTCAAAGACAGCCCGGTCGGCGCCGCCGCCCCCGCACTGAAACTTGGGTTGCAGACCAGCGAATACGTCGGTAGTCCGTCAGGTCGGATTGGTGAGCAGGATTGGGATAAAGTCCTGATCTACGAGCCGTACGACAATCCCAACGCTGGCACGACCCCAGTGGGAACGTGGGTCACCCAATCGATCGATGCTGATAACGGAACGTGGTGGATGTTCAGTCGAGAAAGCACGACTGCAACAGGCGTGATTAACGCACCGCATAACAGTTTGACGCTCAACGATTGGTTTGCGGACGGGACTTGGGGAAGCATTTTGCAGAACTCGACGATCGTTCAAGTTCAATTGGGCGTCGGGTCCGGGAACTCAGACATGGTCGGCTACGTTGATTATCTGGAAACCAGCGCTCTGGATGGTGGCATGCGAAATGACTTCGGAGCCGCCGCTGTCGTTCCGGAACCGTCCAGCTTCGTTTTGATGGGACTCGGTGCCATCGGATTGGCCGGTTGCGGTTGGCGTCGCCGCCAGTCGAAGTCGTAA